In Mycobacteriales bacterium, the following are encoded in one genomic region:
- a CDS encoding Zn-ribbon domain-containing OB-fold protein: MTGAARTEIPIRPMRPVDADTAPFWDLVDQGVLAFQRCAACRRLRFYPQARCPHCGSPEHSWDPVSGAGRVRTWSVQYNAGDPWFREHLPYVIAVVELEDDSRLRMLANIVGCDPATVHFDQRVTVVFEPVDEDRRMYAFKPT; the protein is encoded by the coding sequence ATGACCGGCGCGGCGCGGACGGAGATCCCGATCCGGCCGATGAGGCCGGTCGACGCCGACACCGCGCCGTTCTGGGACCTCGTGGACCAGGGCGTGCTGGCGTTCCAGCGGTGCGCGGCCTGCCGGCGGCTGCGCTTCTACCCGCAGGCCCGCTGCCCGCACTGCGGCAGTCCCGAGCACAGCTGGGATCCGGTCTCCGGCGCCGGACGGGTCCGGACCTGGTCGGTGCAGTACAACGCCGGTGACCCCTGGTTCAGGGAACATCTGCCCTACGTCATCGCGGTCGTCGAGCTCGAGGATGACTCACGGCTGCGGATGCTGGCCAACATCGTCGGCTGCGACCCGGCGACCGTCCACTTCGACCAGCGGGTCACGGTCGTGTTCGAGCCGGTCGACGAGGACCGCCGCATGTACGCGTTCAAGCCCACCTAA
- a CDS encoding acyl-CoA dehydrogenase family protein has translation MDLGFTAEQEAFRGRVSAFLRASLPAEFGLGSDEGRDDEEYFAAARRFMEQLSEKGWLVFGWPVEYGGGGASAVEQAILAEELGYYGVPPADTTGRTIAGPAIMRFGTEEQKQRYLLPIARGEVVWCQGFSEPNAGSDLASVRTSALRDGDEYVINGQKVFTSRAAWADYIYLLARTDPNAPRKHQGLSMFLIPMSTPGITVRPLHNFTHTYPQNEVFFDDVRVPADSIVGAEGEGWTLATATLSFERVNLSDIGRARRLFEEFLDLCRQLGKDGSGPLDSELVRSRIAQCAVEFESWRLLCWRVVAMQASGALPTFEPSLSNVIGKDYRQHAAKLVIDVLGQYAVLEEGSPLAPLSGRLLHQYLYSVNKHGQGTSEVQRDVIAYRGLGLPRTRA, from the coding sequence ATGGATCTGGGTTTCACCGCCGAGCAGGAAGCCTTCCGGGGCCGCGTGTCCGCCTTCCTCCGGGCGTCGCTGCCGGCCGAGTTCGGGCTCGGCTCCGACGAGGGCCGGGACGACGAGGAGTACTTCGCCGCGGCCCGCCGGTTCATGGAACAGCTGTCGGAGAAGGGCTGGCTGGTCTTCGGCTGGCCGGTCGAGTACGGCGGCGGCGGTGCCAGCGCCGTCGAGCAGGCCATCCTGGCCGAGGAACTCGGCTACTACGGGGTGCCGCCGGCCGACACGACAGGTCGGACGATCGCCGGACCCGCGATCATGCGCTTCGGCACCGAGGAGCAGAAGCAGCGCTACCTGCTGCCGATCGCCCGCGGCGAGGTCGTCTGGTGTCAGGGATTCAGCGAGCCCAACGCCGGCTCCGACCTCGCCTCGGTCCGTACGAGCGCGCTGCGCGACGGCGACGAGTACGTCATCAACGGCCAGAAGGTCTTCACCAGCCGGGCCGCCTGGGCCGACTACATCTACCTGCTGGCCCGTACCGATCCGAACGCCCCGCGCAAGCACCAGGGGCTGAGCATGTTCCTGATCCCGATGTCGACGCCCGGGATCACGGTCCGGCCGCTGCACAACTTCACCCACACGTACCCGCAGAACGAGGTGTTCTTCGACGACGTCCGGGTCCCGGCCGACAGCATCGTCGGCGCCGAAGGGGAGGGCTGGACGCTGGCGACGGCGACGCTCTCGTTCGAGCGGGTGAACCTCTCCGACATCGGCCGGGCGCGACGGCTGTTCGAGGAGTTCCTCGACCTCTGCCGGCAGCTCGGCAAGGACGGCTCCGGTCCGCTGGACTCCGAGCTGGTCCGCAGCCGGATCGCCCAGTGCGCGGTCGAGTTCGAGAGCTGGCGGCTGCTGTGCTGGCGGGTCGTCGCGATGCAGGCCAGCGGCGCGCTGCCGACCTTCGAGCCGTCACTGTCCAACGTGATCGGCAAGGACTACCGGCAGCACGCGGCGAAGCTCGTCATCGACGTGCTCGGCCAGTACGCCGTGCTGGAGGAGGGCTCGCCGCTCGCCCCGCTCAGCGGCCGGCTGCTCCACCAGTACCTCTACAGCGTCAACAAGCACGGCCAAGGGACGTCCGAGGTACAGCGGGACGTCATCGCGTACCGCGGCCTCGGCCTGCCACGGACCCGGGCCTAG